A stretch of Roseibium porphyridii DNA encodes these proteins:
- a CDS encoding SDR family oxidoreductase codes for MIAVTGANGQLGRLVLKHLAIQTSEQVRALVRTPAKGQDIASEQISVVKGDYDDPASLAAALSGVERLVVISGSEVGKRVPQHAAIIDAAKAAGVQFIVYTSLLNVPQSSLILGAEHIETEKLLVESGIAHAILRNGWYLENFAGTVAAALAHGAVIGASGDGKFSAAGREDYAEAAARVVAGTDLSTRSFDLGGTPAFTRREFAEELSRLSGRLIAYNNLDETAYAEMLVQAGLPEGLAKALADADRGAEAGELETASTDLEKLIGRPAKSLRSFIEETLATSERTV; via the coding sequence ATGATCGCAGTCACGGGTGCCAATGGCCAATTGGGACGCCTTGTCCTGAAACACCTTGCCATACAAACCAGCGAGCAAGTTCGTGCATTGGTTCGAACACCTGCAAAGGGACAAGACATTGCTTCAGAGCAAATCTCCGTAGTGAAGGGAGACTATGATGATCCGGCGAGTCTTGCCGCCGCACTTTCAGGTGTTGAACGTCTTGTGGTTATCTCAGGGTCCGAAGTGGGCAAACGTGTTCCACAGCATGCGGCAATCATCGATGCAGCAAAAGCTGCCGGAGTGCAGTTCATTGTCTATACAAGCTTGCTGAACGTCCCCCAATCCAGTTTGATTTTGGGCGCTGAACACATTGAAACGGAAAAGCTGCTTGTAGAAAGCGGTATCGCCCACGCCATATTGCGGAACGGCTGGTATCTTGAAAACTTTGCCGGAACTGTTGCCGCCGCGCTTGCCCACGGAGCCGTTATAGGTGCGAGTGGCGACGGCAAGTTTTCTGCTGCCGGACGAGAGGACTATGCCGAAGCTGCTGCCAGGGTGGTTGCCGGCACGGATCTTTCAACGCGTTCGTTTGATCTTGGTGGAACACCCGCGTTCACCCGTCGCGAGTTTGCCGAAGAGCTCTCCCGGCTGTCCGGGCGCCTCATTGCGTATAACAATCTGGACGAAACGGCTTACGCCGAAATGCTTGTTCAGGCTGGCCTGCCGGAAGGACTTGCGAAAGCATTGGCTGACGCGGATCGCGGCGCTGAGGCCGGCGAACTCGAAACGGCCTCAACAGACCTTGAAAAGCTTATAGGTCGCCCCGCCAAATCATTGCGGAGCTTTATCGAAGAAACCTTGGCCACGTCCGAAAGGACAGTCTGA
- a CDS encoding ABC transporter ATP-binding protein, with product MSGAVLSVQDVGWSPGRGHTLLSGVSFDVPAGKVLGVAGANGAGKSTLLRLLYRFHKPVTGTVRLDGEDIWSMSARETAQKVAAVLQEQPGDFALSVREIVELGRRPHGSGFARGGRRDTEIVDEALERMGLNDLSARSLGTLSGGERQRVMVARALAQKPQLLILDEPTNHLDIRHQLEIVTLISSLNITIVTSLHDLNLAGRVCDQVLLLHKGRSLGFGTPEEVLTPTHIEQAYSVFVRQERLSQSHEQYLTFHL from the coding sequence ATGAGCGGTGCAGTTCTCAGTGTTCAGGATGTCGGATGGTCGCCAGGCAGGGGACATACACTTTTGAGCGGCGTCAGTTTTGACGTTCCTGCCGGCAAGGTGTTGGGGGTCGCCGGTGCCAACGGTGCTGGTAAATCCACTCTGCTCCGGCTGCTCTATCGGTTTCACAAGCCGGTTACCGGGACCGTTCGTCTCGACGGTGAAGACATCTGGTCCATGTCGGCAAGGGAAACGGCGCAAAAAGTTGCCGCGGTCCTGCAAGAGCAACCCGGAGATTTCGCACTTTCCGTTCGTGAGATTGTCGAACTCGGGCGCCGCCCACACGGCTCGGGGTTTGCCAGAGGCGGTAGGCGGGATACCGAAATTGTCGATGAGGCCCTGGAGCGTATGGGCCTCAACGACTTGTCTGCACGTTCTCTCGGGACCCTTTCAGGCGGCGAACGCCAGCGAGTCATGGTGGCCCGCGCGCTGGCTCAAAAACCGCAGCTTCTCATTCTTGATGAGCCGACCAATCACCTAGATATTCGTCATCAACTGGAAATCGTGACGCTGATCAGCAGCCTCAACATCACAATCGTCACCAGTCTGCATGATCTCAACCTGGCAGGCCGCGTGTGTGATCAGGTGCTGCTTTTGCACAAAGGCAGATCACTTGGTTTTGGAACTCCGGAAGAGGTTCTGACGCCAACGCATATCGAACAAGCTTACTCCGTCTTTGTCCGTCAGGAGCGGCTTAGTCAAAGTCACGAACAATATCTCACCTTTCACCTTTGA
- the msrB gene encoding peptide-methionine (R)-S-oxide reductase MsrB, whose translation MSDRTTRQDVPKVRKTTAEWMDQLTPEQFYVTRQSGTERPFTGPHWDNKLIGRYDCICCDAPLFMSDTKFDAGCGWPSFFEAVHTDAIRELEDRSHGMVRTEIRCAQCDAHLGHVFPDGPPPTGLRYCLNGHAMNFIHGGRPPSAVSEEETESS comes from the coding sequence ATGAGCGACAGGACTACGCGACAAGATGTACCAAAGGTGAGAAAAACCACCGCGGAATGGATGGACCAGCTGACGCCGGAACAGTTTTATGTCACGCGGCAATCCGGGACGGAACGCCCGTTCACCGGTCCACATTGGGACAACAAGCTGATCGGCCGATACGATTGCATCTGCTGCGATGCCCCGCTGTTCATGTCAGATACCAAATTCGATGCAGGCTGCGGTTGGCCAAGCTTCTTTGAAGCCGTTCACACAGATGCTATCCGCGAACTTGAGGATCGTTCGCATGGCATGGTTCGAACGGAAATCCGTTGCGCACAATGCGACGCTCACCTTGGTCATGTTTTCCCCGATGGCCCGCCTCCAACAGGATTGAGATATTGCCTCAATGGACATGCCATGAATTTCATCCATGGTGGCAGACCTCCATCGGCCGTTTCCGAAGAAGAAACAGAAAGCAGCTGA
- a CDS encoding cytochrome ubiquinol oxidase subunit I encodes MEELLLSRIQFAANISFHILFPTITIALGWVLLFFKLRFNATADDRWMAAYRFWVKVFALSFGLGVVSGITMSFQFGTNWPGFMETVGNVAGPLLAYEVLTAFFLEAAFLGIMLFGSRRVPNWLHTLATFLVAFGTTVSAFWILVLNSWMHTPTGFELRDGVVHATDWMAIVFNPSMPYRLAHMLLASGLTVAFLITGVSAYRRLIGDTSKGVRLSFKTGIWMAAILIPVQIYAGDLHGLNTLEHQPQKVAAMEGNWTTGSNVPLLLFALPDEEARENRFELAVPNGASLILKHDPDGVVPGLNDFYAEDGSPLHPPVAPVFWSFRVMVGTGMLMLLASWGTLVALRRSGGIDKLNPWILRGLVAMTFSGWIATLAGWYTTEIGRQPWLVQGVLTTEAAVADVPAGMVASTLAAYLAVYAVLLAAYITVIFRLARKSTNTDARPHSGAAQVSLVPAE; translated from the coding sequence ATGGAAGAGCTGCTGTTAAGCCGGATTCAGTTTGCCGCGAATATCTCGTTTCACATCCTGTTTCCGACAATCACCATCGCCCTCGGTTGGGTGTTGCTGTTTTTCAAGCTTCGTTTCAACGCAACCGCTGACGACCGCTGGATGGCGGCCTACCGGTTCTGGGTAAAGGTGTTCGCGTTGTCTTTCGGCCTCGGTGTCGTTAGTGGCATTACGATGAGCTTTCAGTTCGGAACAAACTGGCCCGGCTTCATGGAAACGGTCGGAAATGTCGCCGGGCCGCTCCTGGCTTATGAGGTGTTGACTGCCTTTTTCCTGGAAGCTGCGTTTCTCGGCATCATGCTGTTCGGATCGCGCCGGGTCCCCAACTGGCTGCATACGTTGGCAACCTTCCTGGTTGCATTCGGAACCACAGTCAGCGCGTTCTGGATCCTGGTTCTGAATTCCTGGATGCACACTCCGACCGGGTTTGAGCTGAGAGACGGTGTGGTCCACGCAACTGACTGGATGGCGATCGTCTTCAATCCATCGATGCCGTACCGTCTGGCGCATATGCTGCTGGCGAGTGGTCTGACCGTGGCATTCCTGATTACCGGGGTCTCCGCTTATCGACGCCTGATCGGCGACACGTCAAAAGGTGTGCGGCTTTCTTTCAAAACAGGCATCTGGATGGCGGCCATTCTTATCCCGGTGCAAATCTATGCAGGAGATCTGCATGGTCTGAACACCCTCGAACATCAGCCACAAAAAGTTGCGGCGATGGAAGGCAACTGGACCACGGGATCAAATGTTCCGCTGCTTCTGTTCGCCCTACCCGATGAAGAAGCGCGAGAGAACCGCTTTGAACTGGCTGTCCCGAATGGCGCGTCCTTGATCCTGAAACACGATCCGGACGGTGTCGTTCCCGGATTGAACGATTTTTACGCCGAAGATGGATCGCCCTTGCACCCGCCCGTTGCACCGGTCTTCTGGTCTTTCCGCGTGATGGTCGGAACTGGAATGCTGATGCTGTTGGCAAGCTGGGGAACGCTGGTCGCCCTGCGCCGCAGCGGCGGAATTGACAAGCTTAATCCCTGGATACTGCGGGGCCTCGTGGCAATGACCTTCTCGGGCTGGATCGCAACGCTGGCTGGCTGGTACACGACGGAAATCGGACGGCAACCCTGGTTGGTTCAGGGGGTACTGACCACAGAAGCAGCAGTTGCCGACGTGCCCGCAGGCATGGTTGCCTCGACCCTTGCGGCTTATCTCGCTGTCTACGCTGTGTTGCTGGCCGCCTATATCACTGTGATCTTCCGCCTCGCCCGAAAATCCACAAACACCGACGCCCGCCCCCATTCAGGGGCGGCGCAGGTCTCGCTCGTGCCCGCGGAGTAA
- a CDS encoding MFS transporter, whose protein sequence is MSRSATPDTYSQDGPYAWFRLAICILLGTLGGAGMWAVVIVLPAVQNDFGIDRADAALPYTATMLGFAAGNYILGRFVDRYGIVLPVIVSAVFLSSGFALAALAPNVWLFTVAQGLLIGLGTSATFGPLIADISHWFLKRRGFAVGCAACGNYLAGVLWPSIIQWSLGFTDWRDTYLLIAAICIATMVPLAFILRRPPPENALSATPVHAARFGGQTTGLSPAALQTLLVIAGIACCVAMSMPQVHIVAYCVDLGYGVAPGADMIALMTGAGVISRLASGLIADKIGGIKTLLLGSVGQCLSLLLFIPFDGLASLYLVSLIFGLSQGGIVPSYAVIVREYLPAREAGQRVGLVVMSTILGMALGGWLSGLIYDLTGSYEAAFLNGIAWNLLNMAIAIFILFSGRRRSSLAAGE, encoded by the coding sequence GTGTCCAGATCAGCGACCCCTGATACTTATTCTCAGGACGGGCCCTACGCCTGGTTCCGGCTGGCGATCTGCATTCTGCTTGGGACTCTGGGCGGAGCCGGAATGTGGGCAGTCGTTATCGTGCTGCCCGCAGTTCAGAACGATTTCGGCATCGACCGGGCCGACGCGGCCCTGCCCTACACCGCAACCATGCTCGGATTTGCTGCCGGCAATTACATTCTCGGCAGATTTGTTGACCGTTACGGGATCGTGCTCCCGGTTATTGTTTCGGCTGTTTTCCTAAGTTCCGGATTTGCACTGGCCGCGCTCGCACCGAATGTATGGCTTTTCACTGTCGCTCAAGGGCTCCTGATCGGCCTTGGAACCTCGGCAACCTTCGGCCCCTTGATTGCCGATATCTCGCACTGGTTCTTAAAGCGGCGTGGTTTTGCCGTTGGTTGCGCTGCCTGCGGAAACTACCTGGCCGGTGTGCTTTGGCCCTCGATCATCCAATGGAGCCTTGGATTTACTGATTGGCGTGACACCTACCTGCTCATTGCTGCGATCTGCATTGCCACCATGGTGCCATTGGCCTTCATCCTGCGGCGTCCCCCACCTGAAAATGCCTTGTCGGCAACACCCGTGCACGCTGCCCGTTTCGGTGGACAGACCACAGGCCTGTCACCCGCCGCTCTCCAGACCCTGTTGGTGATTGCCGGTATTGCGTGTTGTGTCGCCATGTCGATGCCGCAGGTTCACATCGTGGCCTATTGCGTGGATCTCGGATATGGCGTTGCGCCCGGCGCTGACATGATAGCTCTGATGACAGGCGCAGGTGTGATCAGTCGGTTGGCCTCAGGCCTGATCGCCGACAAGATCGGCGGCATAAAAACACTTTTGCTCGGCTCGGTCGGACAGTGCCTTTCTCTGTTGTTGTTTATACCTTTTGACGGGCTGGCGTCGCTCTATCTCGTGTCCTTGATCTTCGGACTTTCACAAGGCGGCATCGTGCCGAGCTATGCCGTCATCGTGCGAGAATACCTGCCGGCAAGAGAAGCGGGACAACGTGTTGGCCTCGTAGTCATGTCGACCATCCTGGGAATGGCCCTTGGCGGCTGGCTCTCGGGCCTGATTTACGATTTGACCGGGTCATATGAAGCCGCGTTCCTCAACGGCATTGCCTGGAACCTCTTGAACATGGCCATTGCCATTTTCATCCTGTTCAGCGGTCGCCGCCGGTCTTCGCTCGCAGCAGGAGAATAA
- a CDS encoding ABC transporter substrate-binding protein, producing MKRIALSLVLTVMAGSAFAETTVQSCDREVVFSEPPKAAVSNDVNLTEMMLALGLRDHMVGYTGISGWKTLDEEMREGVAEMPELSAKYPTKEVLIGADADFYFAGWNYGMKVGGEVTPETLEPFGIKVYELTESCIHIGEKPKVSMGDMYNDLINLGKIFGVEDAAYDLVAGYKAELDAFTSNLNAGEKPLRVFVYDSGEDKPFTAGRYAMPTALIEAAGGINVLDSFEKSWATVDWEAVVEADPEMVVIVNYGKVTAEQKRDFMKNNPALAEIDAVKNDRFVTLEYVEATPGPRNIKAVKKLANAFWGE from the coding sequence ATGAAACGTATTGCGCTTAGTCTCGTCCTGACCGTCATGGCCGGTTCTGCATTTGCAGAAACCACAGTGCAGAGCTGTGACCGGGAGGTTGTCTTCTCCGAGCCGCCGAAAGCGGCGGTATCCAACGACGTGAACCTCACGGAAATGATGCTCGCTCTTGGTCTTCGAGATCATATGGTCGGTTACACCGGCATCTCGGGCTGGAAAACGCTGGATGAGGAAATGCGCGAGGGAGTTGCCGAAATGCCGGAGCTTTCCGCCAAATATCCGACCAAAGAGGTGCTGATTGGAGCAGATGCCGATTTTTATTTCGCAGGCTGGAACTACGGCATGAAGGTTGGCGGCGAGGTCACGCCTGAGACGCTGGAGCCATTTGGCATCAAAGTCTACGAACTGACGGAATCTTGCATTCACATCGGTGAAAAGCCAAAGGTCTCCATGGGAGACATGTACAACGACCTTATCAATCTTGGAAAAATCTTCGGCGTGGAAGATGCAGCCTATGATCTGGTGGCCGGCTACAAGGCCGAGCTGGACGCATTTACATCCAATTTGAATGCCGGCGAAAAGCCGCTGCGCGTTTTCGTTTATGACAGTGGTGAGGACAAACCCTTTACGGCAGGTCGATATGCCATGCCGACTGCGCTGATCGAAGCTGCTGGGGGCATCAATGTTCTGGACAGCTTTGAGAAAAGCTGGGCAACGGTCGACTGGGAGGCGGTCGTCGAGGCAGATCCGGAAATGGTTGTCATCGTCAATTACGGAAAGGTCACGGCTGAGCAGAAGCGCGATTTCATGAAAAACAATCCCGCATTGGCCGAAATTGATGCGGTCAAGAATGACCGGTTCGTGACACTGGAGTATGTTGAGGCAACACCGGGTCCGCGCAACATCAAGGCCGTGAAGAAGCTCGCCAACGCATTTTGGGGCGAGTGA
- a CDS encoding helix-turn-helix domain-containing protein yields MNVQSPAFGNSLKSLRREHGLSQVEFAGRIGSTQRHVSFLETGRAHPSRYMIQRIERELALPVGRSQILYETAGFSSPYKCRAENSPDVVEALDLIETRLLANWPFPAFVLDKRWTILRSNTAGKLFLAGLTELQNQPANLFKIFLSPTFRERVLNWKEAAPIFAARLYREAAEDPALADLLEEAHASGILDGLDETFREDVPVFVPVEFMGPDGSRLRVTSLLGQLASVQDAVIEGMTIEMMVPMDEATQNCLLAAGTPTTVAGSTAAE; encoded by the coding sequence ATGAATGTGCAAAGCCCAGCTTTTGGCAATTCACTCAAATCCCTGCGTCGTGAACATGGCCTGTCACAAGTCGAGTTTGCCGGACGGATCGGCTCCACACAGCGTCATGTCTCCTTTCTTGAAACCGGACGTGCACACCCCAGCCGTTACATGATCCAACGGATCGAGCGCGAGCTCGCCCTGCCCGTTGGACGCAGTCAGATCCTCTATGAAACCGCGGGCTTTTCGAGCCCTTACAAATGCCGCGCGGAAAACTCGCCCGATGTTGTTGAGGCACTGGACCTCATTGAAACCCGCCTTCTTGCCAATTGGCCGTTTCCGGCTTTCGTGCTGGACAAACGCTGGACCATCCTGCGCTCCAACACGGCTGGAAAACTGTTCCTGGCTGGCCTGACGGAGTTACAAAACCAGCCTGCCAATCTGTTCAAGATCTTCCTGTCGCCCACCTTTCGGGAAAGGGTTCTGAATTGGAAGGAAGCAGCGCCGATCTTCGCCGCCAGACTCTACCGTGAAGCCGCAGAGGATCCGGCGCTCGCCGATCTTCTTGAAGAGGCTCATGCCAGCGGTATCCTTGATGGATTGGACGAAACCTTTCGCGAAGATGTTCCAGTATTTGTCCCTGTCGAATTCATGGGACCAGACGGAAGTCGACTTCGTGTGACATCCTTGCTGGGTCAGCTCGCATCGGTTCAGGATGCGGTCATTGAAGGCATGACCATAGAAATGATGGTTCCGATGGACGAGGCCACTCAAAACTGCCTTCTGGCGGCAGGCACTCCGACCACAGTTGCTGGGTCAACTGCGGCGGAATGA
- a CDS encoding cytochrome d ubiquinol oxidase subunit II translates to MTLFGDPATWLPLAFAALMGLSILVYVILDGFDLGVGILFPLATDAEKDRMVAAIGPFWDANETWLVLAVGLLLVAFPAAHGTILTALYLPVAIMLIGLILRGVAFEFRAKTTGTQKVRWNLAFFLGSLSASLSQGYMLGIYIMGLEQSATTVAFGLLTAVCLTAGYGLIGASWLIIKTEGDLQTRAVNWARRNLWGVILGLGAVSLASPLVSSRIFEKWFSFPSIILLAPLPLMSALLLFVLWTALKHLPDSKDRWSWVPFSVTATLFTLAFSGLAYSFYPYVVPEKLTLYESASAPESLFIILLGAIFVLPVIIGYTILAYTVFRGKATELTYD, encoded by the coding sequence ATGACCCTTTTCGGAGATCCCGCAACCTGGCTTCCGCTTGCCTTTGCCGCGCTGATGGGCCTTTCGATCCTGGTCTATGTCATTCTTGACGGCTTTGATCTTGGCGTCGGCATCCTGTTTCCCTTGGCAACTGATGCAGAGAAGGACCGAATGGTCGCCGCTATCGGGCCCTTCTGGGATGCCAATGAAACCTGGCTGGTTCTGGCCGTCGGATTGCTGCTTGTTGCCTTTCCCGCCGCACACGGAACCATATTGACCGCGCTCTATCTGCCGGTCGCGATCATGCTGATTGGTTTAATTTTGAGGGGCGTTGCGTTCGAATTCAGGGCCAAGACCACCGGCACTCAAAAAGTGCGCTGGAACCTGGCCTTTTTCCTGGGCTCCCTGTCCGCTTCCCTTTCGCAGGGCTATATGCTCGGCATCTACATTATGGGCCTGGAACAGAGCGCAACGACCGTTGCCTTCGGATTGCTGACCGCAGTCTGCCTGACCGCAGGTTACGGACTGATCGGAGCAAGCTGGCTGATCATCAAAACCGAAGGTGATCTGCAGACAAGAGCAGTCAATTGGGCTCGCCGAAACCTATGGGGTGTGATCCTCGGACTGGGTGCCGTTTCTTTGGCAAGTCCCCTTGTCAGCAGCAGGATTTTTGAGAAGTGGTTCTCCTTTCCCTCCATCATCCTGCTGGCGCCGTTGCCACTCATGTCCGCGCTCCTCCTGTTCGTATTGTGGACTGCACTGAAACACCTGCCCGACAGCAAGGATAGATGGAGCTGGGTTCCCTTCTCCGTAACGGCGACGCTGTTCACGCTCGCCTTTTCGGGGCTCGCATACTCGTTCTATCCTTACGTGGTCCCGGAAAAACTCACCCTTTACGAGAGCGCCAGCGCTCCGGAGAGCCTCTTTATCATTTTGCTGGGGGCAATCTTCGTGCTGCCCGTGATCATCGGCTACACGATCCTGGCCTACACGGTGTTCCGCGGCAAAGCGACGGAGCTGACTTACGATTGA
- a CDS encoding FecCD family ABC transporter permease, translating to MVVAVSVGAVPVPAGTVLGVVANKLVPGLFDVTWSSGREAIVWEIRFPRVLLAGFVGAGLAVVGAALQSVTRNPLADPHLLGISSGGAAGAILALLHTGLFLGLLTVPLMAFAGALIATLVVLGVTRFAVATSADKLVLAGVAVSFIIMSLANVLIFLGDPKATHTVVFWMLGGLGLAQWLHLLFPLGILLLTVPYLMLRAADLNAMTIGDETAATLGIPVTRFRFTVFVVGALITGVMVAFSGIIGFVGLMIPHIARFLVGGSYTRVLPASLLLGAIFLIWADVAARTLMAPEDMPIGIVTGLIGGVFFILLLRAKTGGDR from the coding sequence ATGGTTGTCGCGGTTTCGGTCGGAGCTGTTCCAGTTCCGGCCGGAACGGTGCTTGGTGTTGTTGCGAACAAATTGGTTCCAGGTCTGTTCGACGTGACTTGGTCGAGCGGTCGGGAAGCAATTGTCTGGGAAATCCGGTTTCCAAGGGTTCTGCTTGCGGGTTTTGTCGGCGCTGGGCTGGCCGTGGTCGGTGCTGCGCTGCAGTCCGTGACACGCAATCCGCTCGCTGATCCACATCTTCTCGGGATATCATCGGGCGGTGCCGCAGGCGCGATCCTGGCCCTACTTCACACTGGGCTTTTCCTTGGGTTGCTAACCGTTCCGCTGATGGCGTTCGCCGGAGCGCTTATTGCGACGCTCGTGGTCCTCGGGGTTACGCGTTTTGCGGTTGCCACCAGCGCCGACAAGCTTGTGCTTGCCGGGGTGGCTGTCTCCTTCATCATCATGTCGCTTGCCAATGTGCTGATTTTTCTGGGAGATCCGAAAGCGACGCATACAGTTGTTTTCTGGATGCTGGGAGGTCTTGGGCTAGCCCAATGGCTTCATCTCCTGTTTCCGCTCGGCATCCTGCTTCTGACGGTTCCCTATCTCATGCTCAGGGCTGCGGATCTCAATGCCATGACCATTGGTGATGAGACTGCGGCAACGCTTGGTATCCCGGTGACCCGTTTCCGTTTCACCGTGTTTGTCGTCGGCGCACTTATCACAGGTGTCATGGTGGCTTTTTCCGGGATCATCGGATTTGTCGGTCTGATGATCCCACATATTGCACGGTTCCTGGTTGGGGGCAGTTATACGCGTGTCTTGCCTGCGTCCTTGCTTCTTGGAGCGATTTTCCTGATCTGGGCGGATGTTGCAGCACGCACTTTAATGGCCCCGGAGGATATGCCCATCGGGATTGTGACCGGATTGATCGGCGGAGTGTTCTTTATTCTCCTGCTGCGAGCGAAGACCGGCGGCGACCGCTGA
- a CDS encoding MAPEG family protein yields MTTWILAVLLLYLAQIYFSALFLLPYVTISQIVGGRDDMPERGKIAGRADRALSNLKENLPFFLTLGVLALIVPGADVDQATFGASLFFFARLAYLPLYISGIPFLRSLAYIAGLGGNVIMGLAVIG; encoded by the coding sequence ATGACGACATGGATCTTGGCTGTTCTCCTGCTTTATCTGGCACAGATTTACTTCAGCGCTTTGTTTTTGCTGCCTTATGTCACCATTTCGCAAATCGTTGGCGGACGGGACGATATGCCGGAGCGTGGCAAAATTGCAGGCAGAGCAGACCGCGCCCTTTCCAATCTGAAGGAAAATCTGCCCTTCTTTCTGACGCTTGGAGTTTTGGCCCTGATTGTGCCCGGAGCCGATGTTGATCAGGCGACTTTCGGGGCGAGCCTCTTCTTCTTCGCGCGTCTCGCCTATTTGCCGCTTTACATCAGCGGCATCCCCTTCCTGAGGTCACTAGCATATATCGCCGGGCTTGGAGGCAATGTGATCATGGGACTGGCAGTTATCGGCTGA
- a CDS encoding winged helix-turn-helix transcriptional regulator, with protein sequence MTDQSDGTTKTNAGASKPLSAMLRQGELFNQKCPSREILKHLTSRWGVLVLIALLDQEHRFSELRRKVGGVSEKMLAQTLQTLEADGFVNRYSHPVVPPHVDYSLTPIGREVALKVRDFADWIEVNIGRILAAQKAEA encoded by the coding sequence ATGACAGATCAGTCGGATGGCACAACCAAGACGAATGCGGGAGCATCAAAACCATTGTCAGCGATGCTGCGGCAAGGAGAGCTTTTCAATCAGAAATGCCCTTCGCGTGAGATCCTGAAACATCTGACAAGCCGCTGGGGTGTCTTGGTGTTGATTGCGCTGCTGGATCAGGAGCATCGGTTCTCCGAGCTCCGGCGCAAAGTAGGGGGCGTCAGCGAAAAGATGCTGGCGCAAACGTTGCAGACACTTGAAGCCGACGGTTTCGTCAACCGGTATTCCCATCCTGTCGTACCACCTCATGTCGACTACAGCCTGACACCTATCGGGCGCGAAGTCGCGCTTAAGGTGCGCGACTTTGCCGATTGGATAGAAGTGAATATCGGGCGCATACTTGCAGCTCAAAAAGCTGAAGCGTGA
- a CDS encoding DUF1636 domain-containing protein: protein MMMQGDKHKIFVCTSCRYKGTSCRPGFELIKKLQDAMRLATPIVGDDFEVSGIACMAGCDRPCTVAYRASGKATYLFGDIDPETDIEDLIAFARQYQDLTDGWCSSTVRPGKLRKTTLARIPSAMILTQAEETAAS, encoded by the coding sequence ATGATGATGCAAGGTGACAAACACAAGATCTTTGTCTGCACATCCTGCCGCTACAAGGGCACCAGCTGCCGGCCGGGTTTCGAGCTGATCAAGAAACTTCAGGACGCAATGCGTCTTGCGACACCGATAGTGGGTGACGATTTTGAAGTGTCCGGCATTGCCTGCATGGCCGGCTGCGACAGGCCCTGTACGGTTGCTTATCGAGCCAGTGGCAAGGCGACCTATCTGTTTGGCGATATAGACCCTGAGACCGATATTGAGGACCTTATTGCCTTTGCGCGGCAGTATCAGGACCTCACAGATGGTTGGTGCTCTTCGACGGTGCGACCGGGCAAACTTCGGAAAACCACACTCGCACGCATTCCATCTGCGATGATCCTGACCCAGGCTGAGGAGACTGCAGCCTCATGA